A single genomic interval of Chitinophaga sp. 180180018-3 harbors:
- a CDS encoding fumarate reductase/succinate dehydrogenase flavoprotein subunit encodes MLNAKIPAGPLNSKWEDYKGHCKLVNPANKRNLEVIVIGTGLAGASAAASLGELGYKVKAFCFQDSPRRAHSIAAQGGINAAKNYQNDGDSVFRLFYDTVKGGDYRAREANVHRLAEVSGNIIDQCVAQGVPFAREYGGLLSNRSFGGTQVQRTFYAAGQTGQQLLLGAYSALERQVALGNVKMYSRHEMLDIVKIDGKARGIIARNLVSGELERHFGHAVLICSGGYGNVFFLSTNAMGSNVTAAWKATKQGAYFANPCFTQIHPTCIPVSGDHQSKLTLMSESLRNDGRIWVPKKQNDTRKASDIPEDERDYYLERRYPAFGNLVPRDVASRAAKERCDAGYGVGTSKQAVYLDFAAAIERYGKIEVGKRQLNNVSSEEVIKLGKEVVAEKYGNLFDMYAKITGENPYETPMRIYPAVHYTMGGLWVDYELGTTVPGLYSLGEANFSDHGANRLGASALMQGLADGYFVIPYTIGNYLADEIRNKALPTDHPAFVEAEQKVRDNINKLMNIKGSRSVDSFHKKLGKIMWDKCGMARNEKGLKEAIEEIKALRAEFWKDVRIPGEANEFNPELEKAGRVADFLELGELMCVDALHRRESCGGHFREESQTPDGEAQRDDANFSYVAAWEYKGESQFELHKEDLVFDECKPTQRSYK; translated from the coding sequence ATGTTGAACGCAAAAATTCCTGCCGGACCTTTAAATTCCAAATGGGAAGACTATAAAGGACATTGTAAACTGGTGAATCCTGCCAATAAGCGTAATCTGGAAGTGATCGTTATTGGTACAGGTTTAGCCGGCGCTTCAGCAGCGGCTTCATTAGGTGAGTTAGGATATAAAGTAAAAGCATTCTGCTTTCAGGATAGCCCCCGTCGCGCACACAGTATTGCTGCACAGGGTGGTATTAACGCTGCAAAGAATTATCAGAACGATGGCGACTCTGTTTTCCGTCTGTTCTACGATACTGTTAAAGGAGGTGACTATCGCGCCCGTGAGGCCAATGTTCACCGCCTGGCAGAAGTGAGTGGTAATATTATTGATCAGTGCGTGGCACAGGGTGTGCCTTTTGCACGTGAATATGGCGGACTGTTAAGCAACCGTTCTTTCGGTGGTACGCAGGTACAACGTACTTTCTATGCTGCCGGTCAGACTGGTCAGCAGTTGCTGTTGGGTGCCTATTCGGCCCTGGAGCGCCAGGTAGCCCTGGGAAATGTAAAGATGTACAGCCGTCATGAAATGCTGGATATTGTGAAGATAGATGGTAAAGCCCGTGGTATCATTGCCAGGAACCTGGTGTCAGGTGAACTGGAACGCCACTTTGGCCATGCTGTACTGATCTGCAGCGGTGGTTATGGCAACGTTTTCTTCCTCTCCACCAACGCAATGGGTTCTAACGTAACAGCAGCCTGGAAAGCCACCAAACAGGGTGCTTACTTTGCCAATCCCTGCTTTACACAGATACACCCTACCTGTATCCCCGTATCCGGCGATCACCAGTCGAAACTGACACTGATGTCTGAATCGCTGCGTAACGACGGCCGTATCTGGGTGCCTAAGAAACAAAACGATACCCGCAAAGCCAGCGACATCCCTGAAGATGAAAGGGATTATTACCTGGAAAGAAGATACCCTGCATTTGGTAACCTCGTACCCCGCGACGTGGCTTCCCGTGCAGCAAAAGAAAGATGCGATGCCGGCTACGGCGTTGGTACCTCCAAACAGGCCGTATACCTCGACTTTGCCGCCGCTATTGAGCGTTATGGTAAAATCGAAGTGGGTAAACGCCAGCTGAACAACGTTTCTTCCGAAGAAGTGATCAAACTGGGTAAAGAAGTAGTAGCGGAGAAATATGGTAACCTGTTCGACATGTACGCTAAAATCACCGGCGAAAACCCTTACGAAACGCCGATGCGCATCTACCCTGCGGTGCACTACACCATGGGTGGCCTCTGGGTCGATTATGAGCTGGGTACAACCGTACCAGGCCTCTATTCCCTCGGGGAAGCGAACTTCTCTGATCACGGCGCTAACCGCCTCGGTGCTTCTGCACTGATGCAGGGCCTCGCCGATGGTTACTTCGTGATTCCATATACCATTGGTAACTACCTCGCCGATGAGATCCGCAACAAAGCACTGCCTACAGATCATCCTGCTTTTGTGGAAGCTGAACAGAAGGTAAGAGATAACATCAATAAACTGATGAACATCAAGGGTAGCAGATCCGTTGACTCCTTCCACAAGAAACTCGGTAAGATCATGTGGGATAAATGCGGTATGGCCCGTAACGAAAAAGGTCTGAAAGAAGCGATTGAGGAAATCAAGGCGCTGAGGGCCGAATTCTGGAAAGATGTACGTATCCCTGGTGAAGCCAATGAGTTCAACCCTGAACTGGAGAAAGCCGGTCGCGTGGCCGACTTCCTGGAACTGGGAGAACTGATGTGCGTGGATGCGCTGCACCGCCGCGAATCCTGTGGTGGCCACTTCCGCGAAGAATCACAAACTCCGGATGGGGAAGCACAACGCGACGATGCAAACTTCTCTTACGTGGCAGCATGGGAATACAAAGGTGAAAGCCAGTTCGAACTGCACAAGGAAGACCTGGTATTCGACGAATGTAAACCTACTCAGCGTAGCTATAAATAA
- a CDS encoding carbonic anhydrase, protein MTAYNQIFENNRRWVASKMATDKEFFEKMATSQSPDYLYIGCSDSRVPTNDIMGLDAGEVFVHRNIANLVPNTDLNVMGVINYAVVHLEVKHIIVCGHYNCGGVKSAMQAKDLGILNPWLRNIRDVYRLHMDELNAITDEHERYNRLVELNTQEQCINVIKTAAVQKSFLAKGYPTVHGWVYDVKTGELIDLQIDFEGVLHEIQKIYDLTGSGLMQKDTEP, encoded by the coding sequence ATGACAGCATACAACCAGATATTTGAGAATAACCGGCGTTGGGTGGCCTCTAAAATGGCCACGGATAAGGAGTTCTTTGAAAAGATGGCCACCTCTCAGTCACCGGATTACCTGTATATCGGGTGCAGCGACAGCCGCGTACCTACCAACGATATTATGGGCCTGGATGCCGGGGAAGTGTTTGTTCACCGCAACATTGCCAATCTGGTTCCGAATACGGATCTTAATGTCATGGGTGTGATCAACTACGCCGTAGTACACCTGGAAGTCAAACATATCATTGTTTGCGGCCACTATAACTGTGGCGGTGTTAAATCGGCCATGCAGGCGAAAGATCTGGGCATACTGAATCCCTGGCTGCGGAATATCCGTGATGTATACCGTCTGCACATGGATGAGCTCAACGCTATTACTGATGAGCATGAACGCTACAACCGCCTCGTGGAGCTGAATACACAGGAACAGTGCATCAACGTAATCAAAACTGCCGCCGTGCAGAAGTCGTTCCTCGCCAAAGGCTATCCTACGGTACATGGCTGGGTATATGATGTAAAAACCGGCGAACTGATAGACCTACAGATCGACTTTGAGGGCGTGCTCCATGAGATACAGAAAATCTATGATTTAACCGGCTCCGGCCTGATGCAAAAAGACACTGAACCATGA
- the murI gene encoding glutamate racemase, whose amino-acid sequence MKGPIGVFDSGYGGLTVLKEIEAELPQYDYIYLGDNARAPYGNRGFDTIHAYTLECVQKLFDMGCPLVIVACNTASAKALRTIQQKDLPRIAPNNRVLGVIRPTTEMVGTITQTGEVGILATNGTVSSASYPIEIRKFFPNVKTYQLACPMWVPLIENNEHESEGADYFVKEYLDKILSQSSEIDTLVLGCTHYPLLMKKIRQFLPGGITVLSQGKIVAHSLKDYLLRHPEMETRLSKTQHRSFYTTDDPSIFDKMAEIFYEKKVSSAKMYTS is encoded by the coding sequence ATGAAGGGACCAATCGGGGTATTCGACTCCGGATACGGAGGCTTGACTGTGCTAAAGGAAATAGAAGCGGAATTGCCGCAATACGACTATATCTACCTCGGCGATAATGCCCGTGCACCATACGGCAACCGTGGATTCGACACGATTCATGCTTACACACTGGAGTGTGTGCAAAAGCTGTTTGATATGGGATGTCCGCTGGTGATTGTTGCCTGTAATACTGCTTCGGCTAAAGCATTGCGCACCATCCAGCAGAAAGACCTGCCGCGTATAGCTCCCAACAACCGCGTGCTGGGTGTGATACGGCCCACTACTGAAATGGTAGGTACTATTACCCAAACCGGTGAAGTAGGCATACTGGCCACTAACGGCACGGTATCCTCAGCATCGTATCCGATAGAAATACGGAAGTTTTTCCCGAATGTAAAAACCTATCAGCTGGCCTGCCCTATGTGGGTTCCGCTGATAGAAAATAATGAACATGAAAGTGAAGGCGCTGATTATTTTGTAAAAGAGTATCTGGACAAAATATTGTCGCAATCATCGGAAATAGACACACTGGTACTGGGCTGCACCCATTATCCGCTGCTGATGAAAAAGATCCGGCAGTTTCTGCCCGGAGGCATTACGGTGCTGTCGCAGGGAAAGATCGTGGCCCACAGCCTGAAAGACTATCTCCTTCGTCATCCGGAAATGGAAACAAGGCTCAGCAAAACACAACACCGCAGCTTTTATACGACGGACGATCCCAGTATTTTTGATAAGATGGCCGAGATCTTCTACGAGAAAAAAGTATCCTCTGCGAAAATGTATACGAGTTAA
- a CDS encoding S9 family peptidase has translation MNEQTTIQPPVAKKIAKELNIHGDKRIDNYYWMNDRENPDVRAWLNAENAYLDTVMSPEKKLREKLFSEMKSRIKETDVTVPYLKNGYYYYTRFEHGKEYPVYCRKKGSLEASEQVILDVNQLAQGHAYCHVGGLSVSPDAHLLAYAIDTVSRRRYTIRIKNLDTNELLPDEIPDTDPGGAWASDNKTLFYVHKDTVTLRADRVMRHELGNTADKEVFNETDETFDVSVSKTKSGKYIVISSESTLSSECRILDASRPNDAFRVFQPRTKDMLYDIGHRDNKFYIRTNWNALNFRLMETSVDKTSRQNWKEIIPNRNDVLLEGFDLFRDFTVLEERKGGLTHIRVINERTHTEKSIPLPERTYNVYAGNNPELDSKEFRYHYTSLITPNSVFDYNMETGKSELKRQQEVLGGYDPKDYATEWLFATASDGTKVPVSVVYKKTFEKNGKSPLLLYGYGSYGNSMESSFDSDLISLLDRGFAYAIAHIRGGQEMGRQWYEDGKMFKKKNTFTDFIACAEYLIRQKYTDTAHLYAMGGSAGGLLMGAVVNMHPELFHGVIARVPFVDVVTTMLDESIPLTTGEFDEWGNPKNKDAYDYMKSYSPYDNVTSKAYPNLLVTTGLHDSQVQYWEPAKWVAKLRELKTDHHLLLLHTNMEAGHGGASGRFKSLEEVALEYAFLLKLEGK, from the coding sequence ATGAATGAGCAGACGACTATCCAGCCGCCAGTGGCAAAGAAAATAGCAAAAGAACTCAATATCCACGGTGATAAGCGAATCGATAATTATTACTGGATGAACGACCGGGAGAATCCTGATGTACGCGCCTGGCTGAACGCCGAAAACGCATACCTCGACACTGTCATGTCTCCCGAAAAAAAACTACGGGAAAAACTCTTCAGCGAGATGAAATCCCGCATTAAGGAAACAGACGTGACAGTGCCGTATCTCAAAAATGGTTACTACTATTATACCCGCTTTGAGCACGGAAAAGAATATCCCGTGTACTGCCGCAAGAAGGGTAGTCTCGAAGCATCAGAACAGGTAATACTGGATGTGAATCAACTCGCGCAGGGCCACGCTTATTGCCATGTAGGCGGATTAAGCGTAAGCCCGGATGCCCACCTGCTGGCTTATGCCATCGATACGGTTAGCCGTCGCCGTTATACCATCCGTATCAAAAACCTGGATACCAACGAACTGCTGCCCGATGAGATTCCCGATACCGATCCGGGTGGCGCCTGGGCCAGCGATAACAAAACCCTTTTCTACGTGCATAAGGATACGGTGACCCTCCGGGCCGATCGTGTCATGCGTCATGAACTGGGGAATACGGCCGATAAAGAAGTATTCAACGAAACGGACGAAACTTTCGATGTAAGCGTTTCTAAAACCAAGTCGGGCAAGTATATCGTTATCAGCAGCGAAAGTACCCTGTCGTCCGAATGCCGCATCCTGGACGCTTCCCGGCCCAACGATGCTTTCCGGGTATTTCAGCCGCGCACCAAAGACATGCTCTATGATATCGGGCACCGGGATAATAAATTCTACATCCGCACCAATTGGAATGCGCTTAACTTCCGGCTGATGGAAACTTCTGTGGATAAAACATCCCGCCAGAACTGGAAGGAGATCATCCCCAACCGGAACGATGTATTACTGGAAGGCTTCGATCTGTTCAGGGATTTTACAGTATTGGAAGAAAGAAAGGGTGGGCTTACACATATCCGCGTAATCAACGAAAGAACACATACTGAAAAGTCGATTCCACTTCCCGAGAGAACTTACAACGTATACGCCGGCAACAATCCTGAGCTCGACAGTAAGGAGTTCCGCTATCATTATACTTCTCTCATTACCCCTAATTCCGTGTTCGACTACAACATGGAAACCGGTAAGAGTGAGTTGAAACGGCAGCAGGAGGTATTAGGTGGATATGATCCTAAGGACTATGCTACTGAATGGTTGTTTGCCACGGCCAGCGATGGTACAAAGGTGCCTGTGTCTGTTGTTTATAAGAAAACATTTGAAAAGAACGGAAAAAGTCCGCTCTTGCTTTACGGCTATGGCTCCTATGGCAACAGCATGGAATCTTCATTCGATTCGGACCTGATTAGCCTGCTGGATCGCGGTTTTGCTTACGCCATTGCGCATATACGCGGAGGGCAGGAAATGGGCCGCCAATGGTATGAAGATGGAAAGATGTTTAAAAAGAAAAACACTTTCACCGATTTCATTGCCTGTGCAGAATATCTGATCAGGCAGAAGTATACCGATACGGCTCATCTCTATGCAATGGGAGGCAGTGCCGGCGGCCTGCTGATGGGCGCTGTAGTGAACATGCACCCCGAACTGTTTCATGGCGTAATTGCCCGCGTGCCATTCGTAGATGTAGTAACTACCATGCTGGATGAAAGCATTCCGCTGACTACTGGAGAATTTGACGAGTGGGGAAATCCCAAGAACAAGGATGCGTACGATTACATGAAATCCTATTCCCCTTACGATAACGTAACCAGTAAAGCATATCCAAATCTGCTCGTCACTACCGGTTTACACGACTCACAGGTGCAATACTGGGAACCGGCCAAATGGGTGGCCAAGCTGCGGGAGCTGAAAACAGATCACCATCTGCTGCTGTTGCACACCAACATGGAAGCCGGACATGGCGGGGCTTCCGGGCGATTCAAATCGCTGGAAGAAGTAGCACTGGAGTATGCATTTTTGCTGAAACTGGAAGGAAAATAA
- a CDS encoding Gfo/Idh/MocA family oxidoreductase — translation MSDQSRRKFIKHISSTAALLGIGHLAALGKEPENIHLLQPQKRISPNDKIRIAGIGMGIMGFGDVHTALQVPGVELVAAADLYDGHLTRVKEVFGAQVATTRDYREILKRKDIDAVIIATPDHWHDTIAIAAMEAGKAVYCEKPMVQQIEEGHKVIAAQKRTKAVFQVGSQRVSSIAMAEARKRYLAGDIGKLNLVDARIDRHSALGAWQYSIPTDASPATMDFDTFLKDTAKVPFDPIRFFRWRNYQAYGTGVPGDLFVHLISGLHFITGSLGPESVYASGNLVQWKDGRDVPDVMVAIFNYPETKEHPAFQMTLRVNFADGSGGGEYTRLIGTEGVMEMGWNDFKIKKQKLPEAPGYGGWDTYNTFTDAEKKLFVKQYDAKYPESARKPIESGDSYAAPHGYDDRLDHFTNFFESMRSGKPVVEDAVFGLRAAGPALVTNKSYFSRNVIKWDPVNMKIV, via the coding sequence ATGTCTGATCAATCTCGCAGAAAGTTTATCAAACACATCAGCAGTACTGCAGCCCTGTTGGGCATCGGCCATCTGGCAGCCCTCGGTAAAGAACCAGAAAATATACATCTGCTTCAGCCGCAGAAAAGAATATCTCCCAATGATAAGATCCGTATTGCCGGTATAGGAATGGGGATCATGGGCTTTGGTGATGTGCATACAGCGCTTCAGGTGCCAGGCGTGGAGCTGGTGGCGGCGGCCGACCTGTACGACGGTCATCTGACCCGCGTTAAGGAAGTATTTGGCGCCCAGGTGGCTACCACCCGCGATTATCGCGAAATACTGAAAAGAAAGGATATAGATGCCGTTATTATTGCTACGCCCGATCATTGGCACGATACAATTGCCATTGCCGCTATGGAAGCCGGTAAAGCAGTTTATTGCGAGAAGCCAATGGTACAGCAGATCGAAGAAGGACACAAAGTAATAGCTGCCCAGAAACGCACCAAAGCGGTATTTCAGGTAGGTAGTCAGCGCGTGAGCAGCATCGCCATGGCAGAAGCCCGTAAACGTTACCTCGCCGGAGATATCGGAAAACTCAACCTCGTAGATGCCCGGATCGACCGCCACAGCGCATTGGGCGCCTGGCAATATTCTATTCCAACCGATGCATCGCCGGCTACCATGGATTTTGATACTTTCCTGAAGGATACCGCCAAAGTACCTTTCGATCCTATTCGCTTCTTCCGCTGGCGCAACTACCAGGCCTACGGTACAGGCGTGCCCGGCGATCTGTTTGTACATCTCATTTCCGGTCTGCATTTTATTACCGGCTCCCTCGGGCCCGAATCTGTTTACGCCAGCGGCAACCTGGTGCAATGGAAAGATGGCCGGGATGTGCCCGACGTAATGGTGGCCATTTTTAACTACCCTGAAACCAAAGAACATCCCGCCTTCCAGATGACGCTCCGCGTAAACTTTGCCGATGGCAGCGGCGGTGGCGAATATACCCGCCTTATCGGTACCGAAGGTGTGATGGAAATGGGATGGAACGACTTTAAAATAAAGAAACAAAAACTTCCCGAAGCCCCCGGCTATGGCGGATGGGATACTTATAACACTTTCACAGACGCAGAGAAAAAACTATTCGTAAAACAATACGATGCGAAATATCCGGAAAGCGCCCGTAAGCCCATCGAATCGGGCGACAGCTACGCAGCTCCACATGGATACGACGACCGGTTAGATCACTTCACCAACTTTTTCGAATCTATGCGCTCCGGTAAACCGGTGGTGGAAGACGCAGTGTTTGGTCTCAGAGCTGCCGGACCCGCACTGGTGACCAACAAAAGCTATTTCAGCAGGAATGTCATTAAATGGGATCCTGTGAACATGAAAATAGTGTAA
- a CDS encoding succinate dehydrogenase cytochrome b subunit, with amino-acid sequence MKWSQFFNTSIGKKLLVGATGLFLCSFVIVHLAGNVQLLYNDEGKAFNAYAAFMGHNSLIQFIAWGLKIVILLHAFIALQLTFRNRAARPVKYAVSPGNQTSSWFSRQMAIMGSILFIFIVIHLVNFWAKFHYGEMPLHTYPGMEEPLKDLYLVTQETFKQGWLVVLYVIGMIGLSFHLVHGFKSACQTFGLNHKKYNGLINFLGVWLFGIAIPVGFAIIPVVIYFK; translated from the coding sequence ATGAAGTGGTCACAGTTCTTTAATACCTCTATCGGTAAGAAGTTATTGGTAGGCGCTACCGGCTTGTTTCTCTGCAGTTTCGTGATAGTTCACCTCGCGGGAAATGTTCAGCTGTTGTACAATGATGAAGGCAAGGCTTTTAACGCATATGCTGCGTTCATGGGGCATAACAGCCTGATTCAGTTTATTGCCTGGGGGCTGAAAATTGTGATTCTGCTACACGCCTTCATTGCGTTACAGCTCACATTCAGGAACAGAGCAGCCCGCCCTGTTAAGTATGCGGTAAGTCCGGGTAACCAGACTTCCTCCTGGTTCAGCCGGCAGATGGCTATCATGGGAAGCATACTCTTTATCTTCATCGTTATCCACCTGGTTAACTTCTGGGCAAAATTCCACTACGGCGAAATGCCGCTCCACACCTACCCCGGAATGGAAGAACCACTGAAAGATCTTTACCTGGTGACACAGGAAACTTTTAAACAAGGTTGGTTGGTTGTACTTTATGTAATCGGAATGATCGGTTTATCTTTCCACCTCGTTCACGGTTTTAAAAGTGCTTGTCAGACCTTCGGTTTAAACCACAAGAAATACAACGGCCTGATCAACTTCCTCGGCGTGTGGCTGTTTGGAATTGCTATCCCTGTTGGTTTTGCCATTATTCCCGTTGTAATCTATTTCAAATAA
- a CDS encoding succinate dehydrogenase/fumarate reductase iron-sulfur subunit encodes MEHYNMNLTLKVWRQKNKNDQGRFETYQAKNISSEMSFLEMFDVVNEDLIKEGKEPIAFDHDCREGICGMCSMHINGRAHGPWAGTTTCQLHMRAFKDGDTITVEPWRAGAFPVLKDLTVDRSAFDRIIEAGGYISVNTGNAQDANNLPVDKHKADLAFAAAACIGCGACVAACKNSSAMLFVSAKVSQLALLPQGQPESQTRVLNMIAQMDKEGFGSCTNTGACEAECPKEISLTNIARLNREFIGAGFGSEK; translated from the coding sequence ATGGAACATTATAACATGAACCTCACATTAAAAGTGTGGAGGCAGAAAAACAAAAACGATCAGGGCAGATTCGAAACTTACCAGGCTAAGAACATTTCTTCTGAAATGTCGTTCCTGGAGATGTTTGATGTAGTGAACGAGGACCTGATCAAAGAAGGAAAAGAACCCATCGCTTTCGACCACGACTGCCGCGAAGGTATCTGCGGTATGTGCTCTATGCATATTAACGGCCGCGCTCACGGCCCCTGGGCTGGTACTACTACCTGTCAGCTGCACATGCGCGCTTTCAAAGACGGTGATACCATCACCGTTGAACCCTGGAGAGCTGGTGCTTTCCCGGTGCTGAAAGACCTGACAGTAGACAGATCTGCATTTGACCGTATCATTGAAGCAGGTGGTTATATTTCCGTAAACACAGGTAATGCCCAGGATGCCAACAACCTGCCGGTCGACAAACACAAGGCAGATCTGGCATTTGCTGCTGCCGCCTGTATCGGTTGCGGAGCCTGCGTTGCCGCCTGTAAGAACTCTTCGGCTATGTTGTTCGTATCCGCGAAGGTTTCTCAGCTGGCGCTCCTGCCTCAGGGACAACCTGAAAGCCAAACCCGCGTTCTCAATATGATTGCTCAGATGGACAAGGAAGGATTCGGTAGCTGTACCAACACCGGCGCCTGCGAAGCAGAATGTCCTAAAGAAATTTCATTGACCAATATCGCCCGACTGAACAGAGAGTTCATCGGAGCAGGATTTGGATCAGAGAAGTAG
- a CDS encoding ATP-binding cassette domain-containing protein has translation MISVKNVTLSFGKRVLFDEVNLNFTKGNCYGVIGANGAGKSTFLKILSGEIEPNKGTVEITPGERMSVLKQNHFEFDDITVLNTVLMGNKKLWEIANEKDAIYAKEDFTEEDGIRAGELEAEYGEMGGYTAESDAGVLLGDLGVKEDMHSVLMKDITGSLKVRVLLAQALFGNPDILLLDEPTNDLDVETIGWLENFLADYENIVIVVSHDRHFLDAVCTHVADVDRAKIQIFSGNYTFWYESSQLMARQIADKNKKMEEKRKDLLDFIARFSANASKSKQATSRKKALEKLVIEDIQPSNRKYPGIIFKQQREVGNQILNVEKLEKLLDGRKLFTDVTFSVNKNDKVAFLSKDHLAVTTFFEVINNEAQADSGKLEWGTTVTNAYLPNDNAAFFTDKNLNLMDWLRQYVPPHVTDVDEPFLRGFLGKMLFGGDEIMKKTSVLSGGEKVRCMISRMMLQDPNVLTLDEPTNHLDLESIQSFNESMINYKGIVLFTTHDHTFMQSVANRIIELTPKGIIDRMMTFDEYLADDRVKVLREEMYGDLVGVAS, from the coding sequence ATGATCAGTGTTAAAAATGTAACGCTCTCTTTCGGTAAGAGAGTATTGTTTGACGAAGTAAACCTCAATTTCACTAAAGGAAATTGTTATGGTGTGATTGGGGCCAATGGAGCAGGTAAGTCCACATTTCTGAAGATATTATCAGGTGAAATAGAACCTAACAAAGGTACTGTGGAGATCACTCCGGGAGAGCGTATGAGCGTCCTGAAGCAGAACCACTTCGAATTTGATGACATTACTGTATTGAATACAGTATTGATGGGGAATAAGAAGTTATGGGAGATAGCAAATGAAAAAGATGCTATTTATGCCAAGGAAGACTTTACAGAAGAAGATGGGATTCGTGCAGGTGAGCTCGAGGCAGAATATGGTGAAATGGGTGGTTACACCGCTGAAAGCGATGCGGGTGTACTCCTGGGCGATCTGGGTGTAAAGGAAGACATGCATAGTGTGTTGATGAAAGATATTACAGGTAGCCTGAAAGTGCGTGTGCTGCTGGCACAGGCGCTGTTTGGCAATCCTGATATCCTGTTGTTGGATGAGCCTACGAATGACCTCGACGTGGAAACAATCGGCTGGTTGGAAAACTTCCTGGCCGACTACGAAAACATAGTGATCGTAGTATCCCACGATCGTCACTTCCTGGATGCTGTTTGTACGCATGTAGCGGATGTTGATCGCGCCAAGATCCAGATCTTTAGCGGTAACTATACATTCTGGTACGAATCATCCCAGCTGATGGCCCGCCAGATCGCGGATAAGAACAAGAAGATGGAAGAGAAGCGTAAAGACCTCCTCGACTTCATCGCCCGATTCAGTGCGAACGCTTCCAAGAGCAAGCAGGCTACTTCCCGTAAAAAAGCATTGGAGAAACTGGTTATTGAAGATATACAACCTTCTAACCGTAAATATCCTGGTATCATCTTCAAACAACAGCGTGAAGTGGGTAACCAGATCCTGAACGTAGAGAAACTGGAAAAACTGCTAGATGGCCGCAAACTGTTCACTGATGTAACTTTCTCAGTAAACAAGAACGATAAAGTCGCTTTCCTCTCTAAAGATCACCTGGCCGTTACTACTTTCTTTGAAGTGATCAATAATGAAGCGCAGGCCGACAGCGGTAAACTGGAGTGGGGTACCACAGTGACGAATGCTTATCTGCCAAACGATAACGCTGCGTTCTTCACAGATAAAAACCTCAACCTGATGGACTGGCTGCGTCAGTATGTGCCGCCTCATGTAACAGATGTGGATGAGCCTTTCCTGCGTGGTTTCCTGGGTAAAATGTTGTTTGGTGGAGATGAGATCATGAAGAAAACTTCTGTGCTGAGTGGTGGTGAGAAAGTGCGTTGCATGATTAGCCGTATGATGTTGCAGGATCCGAACGTCCTTACCCTCGACGAACCTACCAACCACCTCGATTTGGAATCCATCCAGTCGTTCAACGAAAGCATGATCAACTACAAAGGAATTGTGCTCTTCACCACGCATGACCATACCTTCATGCAATCCGTAGCGAACCGCATCATCGAGCTCACGCCTAAAGGCATCATCGACCGCATGATGACCTTCGATGAATATCTCGCCGACGACCGCGTGAAAGTACTCCGCGAAGAGATGTACGGAGATCTGGTAGGAGTTGCGAGTTAA